One Brassica oleracea var. oleracea cultivar TO1000 chromosome C7, BOL, whole genome shotgun sequence genomic window carries:
- the LOC106306508 gene encoding autophagy-related protein 8a isoform X2, giving the protein MAMAKSSFKLSHPLEARMGEATRIREKYPDRVPVIVEKAGQSDVPDIDKKKYLVPADLTVGQFVYVVRKRIKLGAEKAIFVFVKNTLPPTAALMSAIYEEHKDEDGFLYMTYSGENTFGSLITY; this is encoded by the exons ATGGCCATGGCTAAGAGTTCCTTCAAGCTTTCTCATCCTCTCG AGGCAAGGATGGGTGAAGCTACTCGAATCAGAGAGAAGTACCCTGACAGAGTCCCT GTGATTGTTGAAAAGGCAGGACAAAGTGATGTTCCTGACATTGACAAGAAGAA GTATCTCGTCCCAGCAGACCTAACCGTTGGTCAATTTGTTTACGTGGTTCGCAAAAGAATCAAGCTTGGTGCTGAGAAAGCAATCTTTGTCTTTGTCAAAAACACATTGCCTCCTACTG CTGCATTGATGTCTGCAATCTATGAAGAGCACAAAGATGAAGATGGGTTCCTCTACATGACTTACAGTGGAGAGAACACTTTTGGATCTCTTATCACTTATTGA
- the LOC106303347 gene encoding uncharacterized protein LOC106303347, whose product MSNPWLTPRRASALSPPSLAAGDDQNPIPPLPPDPPDLGQYPPLSPSSTKTILARNSSPKTVVSVKGTSTSTVGSAEAKSTLKPKIIGSEGKTEAPLPASVTPPPTVNVSPAAQQEPQKSFVQQMPQNSSTQQTPSLVEKIRRLEDKSLTRLAPVSFAENGRQTMRVSEANCLLQVVQVKALEAPTETNLLQEREALQKWLFLRQIEESYFRQKSRVNWLKEGDQNTAYFFRVFQTRVSYNSIRTFQLSSGIFISDPLLMSHLAIKHFQSILGPETLHPLLLTLHPSWFSDLTGFVFPQRLTASMTSIPSSTEITKVMFKLNPNKAPGPDGLTSGFFKATWSLLGDEVVCSITDFFLNSFLPATTNSAILSLVPKRLGASFITDYRPIACLNTIYKVISRLLVRRLKPVLSSIIVPNQTAFVKDRLLLENTVLAGELVNGYHKRHGPKRITIKVDIAKAFDTLSWEFLFNCLQGLGVPEILTGWLRKCVCTTNFMIGYNGRVQGYFKGKRGLRQGDPLSPYLFVVAMNILSVMLNKAAADLKIKYHHKCATSKLTHLCFADDLLIFIDGSIESVQNVLQVLKEFEMRSGLAVSIEKSSFFASGLTQQELDAIKVSTGMQQGSLPVRYLGVPLSSKKLSLANCEVLLHQIKGKMTSWSAKTLSFAGRLLLIKTVIAGINNFWCSTFILPKECIRRINSICGHFLWQRNLEGVHNARVSWEMVTKTKKEGGLGIKDLGIWNKACCLKLIWLLFFQSGSVWVAWYRNEVLNGCINNFWTAKKSPTNSWLDNKLLKLRGEVFTWIKLRVGDGTDCRFWTDNWSSFGSLQTYLLRNSTSRLGIPATATLSEINEDGNWLLPPARSEELLNLQVYLTELTLTAGKDRYEWVLEDKPLTKFVTGDVYTKLKGETQTLPWTKLVWIKGGVPKHSFLTWLFALDRCPTRDRLLRWGLQTDSNCLLCNMADESRDHLYFLCPFAWSLWTLVAQRCRLVYDRRWDHCLTQLQSLSGNKYVRRVTLLGWQSTVYWIWSERNNRLHRNSYRTVDALFRLLDRQIRDKFLSHRDHNPLLASKLMQIWLPSD is encoded by the exons ATGTCAAACCCTTGGTTGACGCCCCGCCGTGCTTCCGCCCTATCCCCTCCGTCTCTCGCCGCTGGTGATGACCAGAACCCCATCCCTCCTCTTCCCCCCGACCCTCCTGACCTTGGCCAATACCCTCCACTTTCTCCCTCTTCCACCAAAACCATCCTTGCCCGTAATTCTTCCCCCAAAACTGTTGTTTCTGTCAAAGGAACTTCTACCTCTACCGTTGGCTCTGCTGAAGCTAAGTCAACTCTTAAGCCTAAGATTATTGGATCTGAAGGCAAAACTG AAGCTCCTCTTCCAGCTTCTGTTACTCCTCCTCCTACTGTTAATGTGTCTCCTGCAGCTCAGCAAGAGCCACAAAAATCTTTTGTTCAGCAAATGCCACAAAATTCCTCTACTCAGCAGACTCCTTCCCTAGTTGAAAAAATCAGAAGATTAGAGGATAAGTCCCTCACGAGGCTTGCCCCAGTGTCTTTTGCAGAGAATGGAAGGCAAACT ATGAGGGTTAGTGAGGCTAACTGTTTGTTACAAGTTGTACAGGTGAAAGCATTGGAAGCTCCTACTGAAACTAACCTGTTGCAGGAGAGGGAAGCACTTCAAAAATGGTTGTTCTTGCGCCAGATTGAAGAATCCTACTTTCGCCAAAAATCAAGGGTTAACTGGCTTAAAGAGGGAGACCAGAACACTGCATATTTTTTCAGAGTATTTCAAACTAGAGTCAGCTACAACTCCATTCGTACATTCCAACTGTCCTCAGGAATCTTCATCTCTGATCCTCTGCTCATGAGTCACCTCGCCATAAAACACTTTCAGAGTATCCTCGGTCCTGAAACGCTTCACCCACTCCTGCTCACTTTGCATCCTTCTTGGTTCTCTGACCTGACTGGTTTTGTGTTCCCTCAACGCTTAACTGCCTCAATGACCTCTATCCCTTCAAGCACTGAGATCACTAAGGTTATGTTCAAACTCAACCCAAATAAGGCCCCCGGGCCGGATGGTCTGACCTCTGGATTTTTCAAGGCTACTTGGTCTCTACTGGGTGATGAGGTTGTCTGTTCTATCACTGATTTCTTCCTCAACTCTTTCCTTCCAGCCACAACAAACTCAGCTATCTTGTCTCTAGTGCCCAAGAGGCTGGGTGCTTCCTTCATCACCGACTATCGGCCAATTGCTTGCCTAAACACTATATACAAAGTGATCTCTAGGCTACTGGTACGTCGTCTGAAGCCGGTCTTGTCCTCCATCATTGTTCCAAATCAGACCGCATTTGTCAAAGACAGACTTCTTCTCGAGAACACTGTTCTTGCGGGTGAACTGGTCAACGGATATCACAAGAGACATGGTCCTAAAAGGATTACCATAAAGGTTGACATTGCAAAGGCTTTTGATACTCTCTCTTGGGAGTTCCTTTTCAACTGTTTGCAGGGGCTAGGGGTTCCAGAAATTCTAACTGGCTGGCTAAGGAAATGTGTCTGCACTACTAACTTCATGATAGGATACAACGGTCGGGTTCAAGGTTACTTTAAAGGGAAGCGGGGCTTAAGGCAGGGTGATCCTCTTTCTCCTTATCTCTTTGTGGTAGCGATGAACATCCTCTCCGTTATGCTGAACAAAGCCGCTGCGGACCTAAAGATTAAGTATCATCACAAGTGTGCTACTTCCAAGCTCACCCACCTTTGCTTCGCTGACGACCTCCTTATATTCATTGACGGTTCTATAGAATCAGTGCAGAATGTCCTCCAGGTCCTTAAGGAGTTTGAGATGCGGTCTGGGTTGGCGGTTAGTATAGAGAAGTCCTCCTTCTTTGCCTCGGGCCTTACTCAACAAGAATTAGATGCCATCAAAGTCTCCACTGGAATGCAACAAGGATCCCTCCCGGTTCGTTACTTAGGAGTCCCACTAAGTTCGAAAAAACTCTCCCTGGCTAACTGTGAGGTCCTCCTGCATCAAATAAAAGGAAAGATGACTTCTTGGAGTGCAAAAACTCTATCCTTTGCAGGACGACTGTTACTCATTAAGACTGTCATAGCGGGCATTAATAACTTTTGGTGCTCAACATTCATCCTTCCTAAAGAATGCATCCGGCGTATCAACTCTATATGTGGTCACTTCCTGTGGCAAAGAAACTTAGAAGGAGTCCATAACGCTAGGGTATCTTGGGAGATGGTTACTAAGACTAAGAAAGAGGGAGGACTAGGCATCAAAGATTTGGGAATTTGGAACAAGGCATGTTGTTTAAAGCTCATCTGGCTACTATTCTTCCAATCAGGTTCAGTTTGGGTCGCATGGTACAGAAATGAGGTGCTAAACGGGTGTATTAACAACTTTTGGACAGCAAAGAAAAGCCCTACGAACTCATGGCTGGATAACAAACTCCTAAAGCTACGAGGAGAGGTGTTTACCTGGATAAAATTGCGTGTGGGAGATGGGACTGATTGTCGGTTTTGGACTGATAATTGGTCTTCATTTGGCTCCCTACAGACATATCTCCTTAGAAATTCGACGTCAAGGTTAGGCATTCCAGCGACAGCTACTCTTTCAGAGATCAATGAGGATGGAAACTGGCTGCTCCCTCCTGCTCGTTCAGAAGAACTTCTAAACCTCCAAGTTTATCTTACTGAACTCACATTAACTGCAGGAAAAGACCGTTATGAATGGGTGCTGGAAGATAAACCTCTAACTAAGTTTGTGACTGGAGATGTCTATACTAAGCTGAAGGGGGAGACTCAAACATTACCATGGACAAAATTGGTGTGGATCAAAGGTGGTGTCCCTAAACATAGTTTTCTCACTTGGCTCTTTGCTCTTGACCGATGTCCAACTCGTGATCGCCTCCTCCGATGGGGCCTGCAAACAGACTCTAACTGTCTTCTCTGCAACATGGCTGATGAGTCTCGGGACCATCTTTATTTTCTGTGCCCTTTTGCGTGGAGTCTATGGACATTAGTGGCGCAAAGATGTAGACTTGTCTACGATAGACGTTGGGATCACTGCCTCACTCAACTACAATCACTATCAGGCAACAAATATGTGAGAAGGGTTACCTTGTTGGGATGGCAATCAACCGTTTATTGGATTTGGAGTGAAAGGAACAATAGACTACATCGAAACTCTTACCGCACGGTGGATGCTCTGTTTCGTCTTCTCGACAGACAAATTAGAGATAAGTTTTTGAGTCATCGTGATCACAATCCCCTTCTGGCGTCGAAACTTATGCAAATCTGGCTCCCATCTGATTGA
- the LOC106306508 gene encoding autophagy-related protein 8a isoform X1, whose amino-acid sequence MIFACLKFAESNRMAMAKSSFKLSHPLEARMGEATRIREKYPDRVPVIVEKAGQSDVPDIDKKKYLVPADLTVGQFVYVVRKRIKLGAEKAIFVFVKNTLPPTAALMSAIYEEHKDEDGFLYMTYSGENTFGSLITY is encoded by the exons ATGATCTTTGCGTGTTTGAAATTTGCAGAGTCCAATCGAATGGCCATGGCTAAGAGTTCCTTCAAGCTTTCTCATCCTCTCG AGGCAAGGATGGGTGAAGCTACTCGAATCAGAGAGAAGTACCCTGACAGAGTCCCT GTGATTGTTGAAAAGGCAGGACAAAGTGATGTTCCTGACATTGACAAGAAGAA GTATCTCGTCCCAGCAGACCTAACCGTTGGTCAATTTGTTTACGTGGTTCGCAAAAGAATCAAGCTTGGTGCTGAGAAAGCAATCTTTGTCTTTGTCAAAAACACATTGCCTCCTACTG CTGCATTGATGTCTGCAATCTATGAAGAGCACAAAGATGAAGATGGGTTCCTCTACATGACTTACAGTGGAGAGAACACTTTTGGATCTCTTATCACTTATTGA
- the LOC106304675 gene encoding uncharacterized protein LOC106304675 yields the protein MEGGEEFQEEDVWSVLREKETQGPQMRISKSSNLFSAASSSSARYIPKGKEVWGEKQSSAPMNVPDWSKIYGNTKKSTRSNHLHSWATHDEDDDEDSMVPPHELVAKRLARTQISSFSMCEGIGRTLKGRDLSKTRNAVLTKTGFLESNVTFTSSPP from the coding sequence ATGGAAGGGGGAGAAGAGTTTCAAGAAGAAGATGTGTGGTCAGTTTTGAGAGAAAAGGAAACTCAAGGTCCTCAAATGAGAATTTCCAAAAGTAGCAATCTCTTCTCAGCCGCTTCTTCATCTTCTGCAAGGTATATTCCTAAGGGCAAGGAGGTCTGGGGGGAAAAACAGTCATCTGCTCCAATGAATGTTCCTGACTGGTCCAAGATTTATGGGAATACGAAGAAGAGCACCAGAAGCAACCATTTGCATTCGTGGGCCACTCATGATGAAGATGATGATGAAGACTCAATGGTTCCTCCACATGAACTGGTGGCAAAAAGACTTGCAAGAACGCAGATCTCATCTTTCTCCATGTGTGAAGGAATTGGAAGAACACTCAAAGGAAGAGATCTCAGCAAAACAAGAAATGCTGTCTTAACCAAGACAGGCTTCTTGGAATCGAACGTCACCTTCACATCATCGCCACCATAG
- the LOC106306507 gene encoding 5'-adenylylsulfate reductase 3, chloroplastic-like produces MALAINVYSSSSAISTYSFPSSDLKAPQIGSLRLSDRINVSSASLSISGKRSSVKALNVQSITKESTVPPQAASMVASEIREKVDVIEVEDFEELAKKLETASPLEIMDKALEKFGNDIAIAFSGAEDVALIEYAHLTGRPYRVFSLDTGRLNPETYRLFDTVEKHYGIRIEYMFPDAVEVQALVRNKGLFSFYEDGHQECCRIRKVRPLRRALKGLRAWITGQRKDQSPGTRSEIPVVQVDPVFEGLDGGAGSLVKWNPVANVEGNDVWSFLRTMDVPVNTLHAAGYVSIGCEPCTRAVLPGQHEREGRWWWEDAKAKECGLHKGNIKESNATVNVNGTTSTVDDIFRSENVVSLSRQGIENLMKLENRKEAWIVVLYAPWCPFCQAMEASFDELADKLRGGDGVKVAKFRADGDQKEFAKSELQLGSFPTILVFPKNSSRPIKYPSEKRDVDSLTSFLNLVR; encoded by the exons ATGGCACTAGCAATCAACGTTTATTCATCTTCTTCTGCGATCTCAACCTATAGCTTCCCTTCGTCAGACCTCAAAGCTCCACAAATCGGTTCGTTGAGGTTATCAGATCGTATCAATGTCTCATCAGCGTCTCTAAGTATATCCGGGAAACGATCCTCGGTGAAAGCTCTGAACGTGCAGTCAATCACAAAGGAATCTACGGTTCCTCCTCAAGCAGCATCCATGGTTGCCTCTG AGATTAGAGAGAAAGTAGATGTGATCGAAGTGGAAGACTTTGAGGAGCTAGCAAAGAAGCTAGAGACCGCTTCTCCTCTTGAAATCATGGACAAGGCTCTTGAAAAATTCGGAAACGATATTGCAATTGCCTTTAG TGGAGCTGAAGATGTTGCTCTTATTGAGTATGCTCATTTAACAGGAAGACCTTACAGAGTATTCAGCTTAGACACAGGGAGATTGAATCCAGAAACATACAGACTCTTCGACACCGTGGAGAAACACTACGGTATTCGAATCGAGTACATGTTTCCTGACGCTGTCGAGGTTCAAGCTTTGGTTAGAAACAAAGGTTTGTTCTCTTTCTACGAAGACGGTCATCAAGAGTGTTGCCGCATCAGAAAAGTGAGACCGTTGAGGCGTGCTTTAAAAGGTTTACGCGCTTGGATCACGGGACAAAGAAAAGATCAATCACCAGGGACAAGATCAGAGATCCCCGTTGTTCAAGTCGATCCAGTTTTTGAAGGACTAGACGGTGGAGCTGGTAGCTTGGTGAAGTGGAACCCGGTTGCGAACGTAGAAGGGAACGATGTTTGGAGCTTTTTGAGGACTATGGATGTTCCCGTCAACACGCTGCACGCTGCGGGGTATGTTTCCATAGGGTGCGAGCCGTGCACGAGGGCGGTTTTGCCAGGTCAGCACGAGAGGGAAGGGAGGTGGTGGTGGGAAGACGCTAAGGCTAAAGAGTGTGGACTTCACAAAGGGAACATCAAAGAGAGTAACGCAACGGTTAATGTCAATGGAACAACATCAACGGTCGATGATATTTTCAGAAGCGAGAACGTTGTGAGCTTGAGCAGGCAAGGGATTGAGAATCTGATGAAGCTGGAGAACAGGAAGGAGGCTTGGATCGTTGTGCTTTATGCGCCTTGGTGCCCGTTTTGCCAAGCGATGGAGGCTTCGTTTGATGAGTTGGCAGATAAGTTGAGGGGAGGAGATGGCGTGAAGGTGGCTAAGTTTAGAGCTGATGGAGACCAGAAGGAGTTCGCTAAAAGTGAGTTGCAGCTTGGGAGCTTTCCGACGATACTTGTGTTCCCGAAGAACTCTTCAAGACCTATCAAGTATCCATCTGAGAAGAGAGATGTTGATTCTTTGACATCTTTCTTGAATCTTGTTAGGTAA